In the genome of Caloranaerobacter ferrireducens, the window TTTGTCTGGCATGCTTACATGCCAGGGTCGTTATAAACCTTATTAAATTGTAGATAATTTAATATACAATTTCCTTTTACGGATTTAATAAAATTATCTTTATAATTTAATTAAATCAAAGATTTTGTTCTTATTAAAAAAGAAGGGGGAATTTATTATGAAAAAAGTTATTGGAGCATGTGGGTGCATTTGCAGTGATTGCAGGATTTATGAAAAGGATTGTAAGGGATGTCATGCTATAAAGGGTAAGCCATGTTGGTTGCATGAAGTAGGACTTGATGTTTGTGATTTTTATGAATGTTGTGTAATGGATAAAGGGTTAGAACATTGTGGAGAATGTAGAGAAATTCCATGTAACAAGTTTTGGGAGAATAAAAATCCTGCATGGACTGAAGAGCAACACAAAAAAATTGTAGAACAGAGAGTTACTTTGCTTAAAGGATTAGCTCAGAATAAAATTTGATTTTAGAATTCAAATGGAGAATTTAAAATTTAGTTATTGGATGCACTTGGATACAGTTTCATGAAAATAAAATTTAAAATTGATTTAAGATTGAAGGGGGTAAAATGAGACAAGCAATTGACAGTATTACAGATTTCATTTTTATGGAGGATAAATTAGAAAGTGCAGACATAATATTGATACCCGGAGGAAGCCATAGACAATTGATGGAGCATACTGCAAAGTTATATCATAAGGGGTTAGCTAAATATATACTGCCTTCTGGTGAAGAATAGGATATATGAGGAAAATTTCAACAGGTGCAAGTTAGCTAAATATATACTGCCTTCTGGTGGTTATAATAGTAAAATACCTGAGTATAACTCAGAGTGGCAATTTTTATATGATATAGCTATAAATTTAGGAGTACCAAATGAAGCGATATTAAAGGAAGACAAAGCAACACATACATTTGAAAATGCAGAGTTTTCATATGAGGTTATTAGAAAACAGGGAATTAAAGTAGATAAAGCTATATTAGTTTGCAAAACATTTCATGCTAGACGAGCATATCTAACATACAAAACAGTTTTTCCACCTTCAGTAAAAATTATTGTATCTCCAGTGACAGATGGGAAGGATATTCGTAAAGATAACTGGTTTTTAGATGTAAACAAGACTAAAAGAGTTATGAGTGAGGTTATTAAAATAGGAAAATACTTTGAAAACCATATACCTAATTTGGCTAATAAATCAGAATGACTTTAGTATCAATATCAGCTAACATAGTAGTCCAGATATTTTGCAAGAAACATGTAAAATATCTGGACTATTCGAAATGTTAGGTAAAAGAGGAATATTTATAGTGATTTAGGGGGAAAGAACAGTGGGAAAGATAAATTACAATGATATTAGTAAGATATATGATGATGTTAGAGATGAAGAAATGACCATAATAAATAGTTTTTTAGATGAAGTTAAGATATCTGAAGCAACTAAAATTCTTGACGTTGGATGTGGTACAGGGAACTATACCAACATACTGCAAAAGATAACGAAAGCAGAAGTGTATGGGGTAGATGCATCAGAAGGAATGTTAGAAAAAGCTAAAGAAAAGAACCAACATATTATTCTAAAAGTTGGTTTGGCAACAGATATTCCGTTTGAAGATTGTATTTTTGACTTCGTGTATATGACGGATGTTATCCATCATATTAAAGATATAGATAAAATGTTTTTAGAATTTTATAGAGTTTTAAAAAATGGAGGTAAGGTCTGTATAAGTACACAGTCACATAGACAAATTGACCTTAGATATATGTCAGAGTTTTTTCCATCAACAGCTATTGTTGATAAGCAAAGATATCCAGATATAGAAGAAATAATTAGCTCAGCAAAGAAAAATGGATTTAGTTTTCTAAAGATTGAAATAATTAGCGAAGGAGAAGAAGTAGAGTTAGGAAATAAATTTTTAGAATTATTAGAGAAAAAAGGCTATTCGATGCTACATTTGATTTCGGATGAAGATTACCAAATAGGGTTGAATAGGGTAAAAAGTGAAATGAAGAATGGCCTTATCAAAAGAAAATCAGCGGGTGGGACTTTAGTTTGGTTAATTAAGAATGAAAAAATGTAACTTTGAGAAAAACTTCGTAGGTTTTTATTCGATACAAAATTTATTTTTTAGGAGATAATTTATTTCCACACGAAGATGAGGGGAATATTAGAGTTGTGGCAGTTGCAGATAGAGAAGGAGATATACATTGGATAGATTCTGATGACTTAAGAGTAATTGAGGTTGATGGCAATAAGATAGAAGATTTATTGTAATATTTTTTTTGAATCGTAAAGTTAGTATATTGAAAGTAAGAAAATCATAATGGAGGATCATATATGGATATTGTGTTCCTAATAATAGGATTAGCATTAACATTAATAGATATATTTTTGAAGATAAGAACTTTAAAAGAAAACATTTTTAAGAGAATATTTTTTATTGTATTTGGATTAGCTACTTTGTATTTTGTAGATAAGACATTCTTGTATATATCTACTAGAGCTATTTTTTGTGGTCTAATAATTGGAATTGTTTTTATGGGAATTCATATATTAGTAGCTAAAGGAGTTAAGCTAAAAAAAGAAAATGTGAACAAAGGATTAATCTATACTAGCTTATTAATTTATGGATTAGAATTACCAGCGGAAGAATTCTTATACCGAGGAATTATTTTTATTCCACTTTTAGAACTATTTCAACCTATTGTAGCTATCTCATTAACATCAGTCTTATTTTTAGGACTTCATTTAAAAACTTGGAACAACAAGTTTGTTTGGATAGGCTCATTAGTTTTGGGGTTAATATGTGCTATAAGCGTTTATTTAACAAAGAGTATTTGGACTGCTATTATAATTCATAATTTAAATGATTTTGGATTTATGACTTTAGTAAATAAAAAAAATATATTCAAAGAAAAGTATGCTGATTAGTTAGTTGAAATTTTTATAAATATTAATATTTTAATATTTTTCTTATTATATTCATAATTAAATTAACAAGGTTTTATAAACTCGGAGGGAAAGGGAATGGGAATTAGAATTAATATAATAATATTAATTATAGTAATGCTAATATTAGCTTTATTGAATGTTGGTTGCAGTAAAGAAACAAGAGGAATAGAAAATGAGAAAAACTACAAAAGTAGTATCTACCAAAATGTTAGCATAGGAAAAGAAAGTGAGAGATTAAATGTTTATGTAGACCCACGTATAGAACTTTTGTCAATAATTCAATATTTAGCAGATTTCAACAACAAAGACGGTATGATATACAACAAAGATACAACCTATAAAATA includes:
- a CDS encoding YdcF family protein, which gives rise to MKNRIYEENFNRCKLAKYILPSGGYNSKIPEYNSEWQFLYDIAINLGVPNEAILKEDKATHTFENAEFSYEVIRKQGIKVDKAILVCKTFHARRAYLTYKTVFPPSVKIIVSPVTDGKDIRKDNWFLDVNKTKRVMSEVIKIGKYFENHIPNLANKSE
- a CDS encoding class I SAM-dependent methyltransferase is translated as MGKINYNDISKIYDDVRDEEMTIINSFLDEVKISEATKILDVGCGTGNYTNILQKITKAEVYGVDASEGMLEKAKEKNQHIILKVGLATDIPFEDCIFDFVYMTDVIHHIKDIDKMFLEFYRVLKNGGKVCISTQSHRQIDLRYMSEFFPSTAIVDKQRYPDIEEIISSAKKNGFSFLKIEIISEGEEVELGNKFLELLEKKGYSMLHLISDEDYQIGLNRVKSEMKNGLIKRKSAGGTLVWLIKNEKM
- a CDS encoding CPBP family intramembrane glutamic endopeptidase; the protein is MDIVFLIIGLALTLIDIFLKIRTLKENIFKRIFFIVFGLATLYFVDKTFLYISTRAIFCGLIIGIVFMGIHILVAKGVKLKKENVNKGLIYTSLLIYGLELPAEEFLYRGIIFIPLLELFQPIVAISLTSVLFLGLHLKTWNNKFVWIGSLVLGLICAISVYLTKSIWTAIIIHNLNDFGFMTLVNKKNIFKEKYAD
- a CDS encoding DUF3795 domain-containing protein is translated as MKKVIGACGCICSDCRIYEKDCKGCHAIKGKPCWLHEVGLDVCDFYECCVMDKGLEHCGECREIPCNKFWENKNPAWTEEQHKKIVEQRVTLLKGLAQNKI